A segment of the Pongo abelii isolate AG06213 chromosome 16, NHGRI_mPonAbe1-v2.0_pri, whole genome shotgun sequence genome:
GATGAATCTTTATGACTGAAGGGTCCTTGCAATTGGGGTAAAAATGTGAGTTTCAATAATATGTGTTTGCCCATGAAACTTGAAATTAGATAAACTGATGAGCAATCTGGTGCCTGACTTTTCTTTCCCAAGTACATTTGGCTTCGTTTTCATTATGATGAAAGTGTGTGCTGTGAATAATGCCAATGGTAAATAAGAACTTTATGGACACTTATGTGAATGACAGTCAGGGCCATTCCTTCAGGCAACATGATTATTATTATGCATTTTTCTTCTCAATGAGTGACTAGCATACTTGACAGGATCTACAATagggaaactttattttttactaaaattGCATTGATATAATGTTGACAAGTTTTGTGATTATTGGTATCATCTGTAAGATGTGATACTCATTTGGTCTAAATATAGAAGTTAACATATTAACCTGGGCAGCTCCCCAGGACCAAACCCTCTCGCCTGGGGCTCCCCAGGGAATTAGGCCAAACCCCGCTGTGCCCTTCACTCTGCACCCCTCGTGGGGATCATCACAGAGGCAGGAGCTGGCAACCGAGGTGACTGCCTTCGGGTGGAGGGAAACCGGGGCGGGACGTCGCCCGGCGGCTCCCACACGATGAGCGGAAaaggcactccagtctgggtggcagagcgagactccgtctgaaaaaaaaaaacaaaaaaaggcaatgtAGAAACGCAGCCCACCCAGGTTTTCCACGGCTGTTCATGGTTACGCTTCTGGAAGGACCCGTGTCCTCTCAGACGCAGCAGGATTCCGATGGGAGCCACCCCGGGTCCCACTCGCCCCCGGGACCTGCCATGGGAGCTTTCTTTCCTGGTGGGGTGCCTGACTCTGCCTGCATGCTCCCCCCGCTGTCTGTGGCACCACTTGAGGCCGGGGACCCCTGCCCCCCTGGCAAGACCAGGTCACCTTTGCCCCCGGGCCAGGGTGCAGGAACCAGAGCTGAGGCTGCTGAGGTGGAGCAGGGTTGCTGTGGGGGCCTGTGCGCCGTGGGGGCCTGGGTGGGGGTGTTCTCACTTCCCCCAGAGTCTCGAAGGCCGTCTTTGTGATGGATTTGATGCACATGTGTCCACTTTGCTTTTGTTGATGGCATCTGAGGCTCTGGAGTCCATGGCAGCCTTGCTTCCGTTTGCATAATCTGAATTTTGGGAAAATTGCCCTTATGTGAACTAGTTGCAGGGACAGTGCCCTCCGCCAAGGCTGCCGGTGGCGTTTGCCATGTGTGTCCGGTGCTGGGTGAGTGCCAGCTTTTCCCTGGTCAGTTCTGCCCGTGGCCCTCACCTGTGGTCTGTGCCATCACCAGGGCGAGGCTGACCTGTAGGACGGGGTCCCTGAGCAGCCTCGccatccccccatccccccaacAGGGTCTGGTCCCAGCTACCATTGTGCAGCCTTGCCGCCTCCCCCCCAGTCAGGGTCCGGTCCTGGCCGCTGTGCCGCGTTCGCTCGTGGCCCTCCTGTGTTCTTTACCTGGATCCTTGCCTTTGCTGATGGCGACCTGTGACGGCTCAGCTGCGTTCTCGGAGGCCGGCTCTCCTCGTGGGCGTCTCTGGTGCAGTCAGCGTGGTGAGGCTGGCTTCTGCCGTGGACGGGGCCTTCTTGTGGTGATGACAGTCGCCCTTGGTCTGATGTCTGCAGTGCTCTGAGGACCGGCCCCGCCCGTCCCTGGCGTTCACTCCTCAGCTTCCTCCCATGGGGTGGGCggcttccctcctctccctgatTTGTGGGGTGTTTCTCTTTTGCACCTGATGCGTTAAACCCATTACCGGCCTATGTCAGCCTGAGGTTGGTTTGTCCCGGCCGCGGCAGCTCCTGCGCCCCTCCATTGTGGAGGGCGCCCTTCCGTCTGCCCTGCGTCACTGGGCTGGGCCTGGCCCCGCTCTGCTGTGGCCCTGGGACTGGAAGTATGTGCTGCCCTGGTGTCCGGGGGCTCGTGGGTCCTGGGGCACTGCAACCCCTCATTCTCTTTCCTTGGGGTGCAGATGAATCGCGGTGGCAGGGAACCGAGCCCACAGTGGCCAGCCCCTGCGGCCCCAGGTCGGAGGGCAGGGCCGGCCTGGACAGAGCTGCCCAGAAGGGTCTGCGGCTGGGTCCACATGAGTCTAGGTGCCTCTGAGGGC
Coding sequences within it:
- the LOC129053764 gene encoding uncharacterized protein LOC129053764 → MWTQPQTLLGSSVQAGPALRPGAAGAGHCGLGSLPPRFICTPRKENEGLQCPRTHEPPDTRAAHTSSPRATAERGQAQPSAKEKHPTNQGEEGSRPPHGRKLRSERQGRAGPVLRALQTSDQGRLSSPQEGPVHGRSQPHHADCTRDAHEESRPPRTQLSRHRSPSAKARIQIMQTEARLPWTPEPQMPSTKAKWTHVHQIHHKDGLRDSGGSENTPTQAPTAHRPPQQPCSTSAASALVPAPWPGGKDGVSLCHPDWSAFSAHRVGAAGRRPAPVSLHPKAVTSVASSCLCDDPHEGCRVKGTAGFGLIPWGAPGERVWSWGAAQVNMLTSIFRPNEYHILQMIPIITKLVNIISMQF